Proteins encoded together in one Cicer arietinum cultivar CDC Frontier isolate Library 1 chromosome 4, Cicar.CDCFrontier_v2.0, whole genome shotgun sequence window:
- the LOC101488754 gene encoding uncharacterized protein, translated as MADTTLSLIVPNAKKKTTQFSSSSSVSSIFSRKSFSLYDKLPSLPLRLSVLKLDGSSFDIQVPKAATIAELKDAVEAVFSHMPQKGPGKISWPHVWGQFCLCYDGKKLIIEEDYLRNYGVKDGDQLHFIRHMSNNCGVQRKRSKKRVFHLKQHRRSSQSNDIEQRENCDDDDDGIGSDEEASQNEEIKHHIEEKHVGKNKLTGFVGELFAYTPLALVRKTRAQNKINPSTISRCLLGSFRKIRRIVYSGRRQQYSVWKRH; from the exons ATGGCGGATACTACTTTGTCGCTGATAGTGCCCAACGCCAAGAAGAAAACCACgcaattttcttcttcttcttcagtttcTTCTATATTTTCTAGGAAGAGTTTTTCGTTGTACGATAAGCTTCCTTCACTACCTTTAAGGCTCTCTGTTCTCAAATTAGACGGTTCTTCCTTCG ATATTCAAGTTCCGAAGGCAGCAACTATTGCGGAACTTAAGGATGCAGTGGAAGCTGTATTTAGTCACATGCCTCAAAAGGGTCCAGGCAAAATTTCATG GCCACATGTCTGGGGGCAGTTTTGCTTATGCTATGATGGAAAAAAGCTAATTATAGAGGAGGATTATCTTAGAAATTATGGCGTCAAGGATGGTGACCAG CTTCATTTCATCCGCCATATGTCAAACAACTGCGGTGTTCAAAGAAAGCGGTCAAAGAAAAGAGTTTTCCATTTGAAACAACACAGGAG GTCGTCACAATCAAATGACATTGAACAGAGAGAAAATtgcgatgatgatgatgatggcaTTGGTTCTGATGAGGAGGCATCACAGAATGAAGAGATCAAGCATCACATTGAAGAAAAGCATGTTGGAAAGAACAAGTTAACAGGCTTTGTTGGAGAGTTGTTCGCATACACACCACTGGCACTTGTGAGAAAAACTAGAGCTCAAAACAAGATTAATCCATCGACAATTTCCAGGTGTTTGCTTGGCAGTTTCAGAAAGATTAGAAGGATTGTGTATTCTGGCAGGAGGCAACAATATTCTGTATGGAAACGGCACTGa
- the LOC101488421 gene encoding UDP-N-acetylglucosamine transporter UGNT1-like codes for MSLKPSNSSDHSMLPLSDPQKNQSDDKLFKGSAMTKRGAYAAISYMSCAVLLVMFNKAALSSYEFPSANVITLLQMVCSCFFLYVLRRGRIISFTANDSLLISDNSTKFVPLKTLRHTLPLAGAYLLYMLVVMESVRGVNVPMYTTLRRTTVVFTMLVELVLVGQRYTRSVVFSVGLIVFGAFVAGARDLSFDAYGYAVVFMANITTAIYLATIARIGKTSGLNSFGLMWCNGILCGPVLLIWTFIRGDLKMTINFPYLFSPGFIVILLFSCILAFFLNYSIFLNTTLNSALTQTICGNLKDLFTIGFGWIIFGGLPFDFWNVIGQFLGFAGSALYAYFKLIGK; via the exons ATGTCTCTGAAACCGTCGAATTCGTCGGACCATTCGATGCTTCCGTTATCGGATCCTCAAAAAAACCAATCCGACGATAAGCTTTTCAAAGGCTCCGCCATGACCAAACGCGGTGCCTACGCCGCCATCTCTTACATGTCCTGCGCCG TTCTGTTGGTGATGTTCAATAAGGCTGCTCTTTCATCTTATGAATTCCCATCTGCAAATGTAATCACACTTCTTCAG ATGGTTTGTTCGTGTTTTTTTCTTTATGTATTGAGGCGCGGGAGGATAATTAGTTTTACAGCAAATGATTCTTTACTTATATCAGATAATTCAACAAAATTTGTACCGCTGAAGACTTTGAGGCACACTCTTCCTTTGGCTGGAGCTTATTTACTTTACATG CTAGTCGTCATGGAGTCTGTTCGTGGAGTAAATGTTCCAATGTATACAACTTTGAGGAGGACCACAGTGGTATTTACAATGCTTGTAGAGTTAGTTTTGGTGGGGCAGAGGTATACACGCTCTGTCGTTTTCAG TGTCGGCTTGATCGTCTTTGGTGCGTTTGTTGCGGGAGCACGAGATTTATCTTTTGATGCTTACGGTTACGCCGTTGTTTTCATGGCAAACATCACCACAGCAATATATCTTGCTACCATAGCCCGCATCG GAAAAACCAGTGGTCTTAATAGCTTTGGCCTTATGTGGTGCAATG GTATCCTTTGTGGGCCAGTTTTACTCATCTGGACATTTATTCGTGGAGACTTGAAGATGACAATTAATTTTCCTTATCTCTTCTCACCTGGTTTTATC GTTATTTTGCTTTTTTCATGCATACTGGCATTCTTCTTGAATTACAGTATATTTCTGAACACAACTCTTAATTCAGCTCTGACACAGACAATTTGTGGTAATCTGAAG GATCTATTTACTATTGGCTTTGGCTGGATAATTTTTGGTGGGCTACCATTTGATTTT TGGAATGTAATTGGACAATTTCTCGGTTTCGCTGGATCTGCTTTATATGCTTACTTCAAGCTCATTGGCAAATAA